Proteins encoded by one window of Bacillus spongiae:
- a CDS encoding GrpB family protein, with amino-acid sequence MIGVNKGDVTLVPHSKKWGKLFDKEKNLLYSLIGKHTIEIQHIGSTAISGIYAKPIIDIMIGVQSIADIEMFDQNLLKTHGYFHLQRVRMNGKVVFAKFMDLENLTKTHILHIVEYNGDWWNKHISFRNYLRENSEAAREYEELKLSLALKYPHDERTYTDKKKRFVDEILSKQ; translated from the coding sequence ATGATAGGTGTCAACAAAGGTGATGTCACATTAGTACCACATTCTAAAAAGTGGGGTAAATTATTTGATAAAGAAAAAAACTTATTATATTCATTGATAGGTAAACATACGATAGAGATTCAACATATTGGTAGTACTGCTATAAGTGGTATTTATGCAAAGCCTATAATTGATATAATGATTGGTGTTCAATCAATAGCTGACATTGAAATGTTTGATCAAAACCTATTAAAAACGCATGGATATTTTCATTTACAGCGAGTTAGAATGAATGGAAAAGTAGTTTTTGCAAAGTTTATGGATTTAGAAAACCTTACTAAAACACATATTTTACACATTGTGGAATATAATGGAGATTGGTGGAATAAACATATTTCTTTTAGAAACTATCTTAGAGAAAATTCTGAAGCAGCAAGAGAATACGAAGAATTAAAACTTTCTTTAGCTTTAAAATATCCTCATGATGAGCGTACATATACGGATAAGAAGAAGCGGTTTGTAGATGAGATACTAAGTAAACAATAA
- a CDS encoding cupin, translating into MEIYQFTKETGKKITKFDSDFIMSRITETHKAAHIGCMHLDKNGVIGYHQAVVPQFLLIVNGEGYVSGETAEFSKVQCGDAVFWEKGEWHETKTATGLTAIVIESEELTTSFLKSSEKNK; encoded by the coding sequence ATGGAAATTTATCAATTTACAAAAGAGACTGGTAAGAAAATTACGAAATTCGATTCAGATTTTATTATGTCACGTATTACCGAGACCCATAAAGCAGCTCATATAGGGTGTATGCACTTAGATAAGAATGGAGTAATTGGATATCACCAAGCAGTTGTACCTCAGTTTCTTTTAATTGTAAACGGAGAAGGTTATGTTAGTGGGGAAACGGCTGAATTTAGTAAAGTTCAATGTGGTGATGCAGTATTTTGGGAGAAAGGTGAATGGCACGAAACGAAAACTGCTACTGGTTTAACGGCCATTGTAATCGAAAGCGAAGAGTTAACCACTTCATTTTTAAAGTCTTCGGAAAAAAACAAGTAA